In Candidatus Hadarchaeales archaeon, one DNA window encodes the following:
- a CDS encoding radical SAM protein, whose translation MTLEEGKEAFIVNSVQRWLGNPLTRFLLRFVAGEKRGGGSRLDLAIRRYMGEEVKGDVRDFFSFLLVGAVLSRGSHLFGYPEEKLKELLRKPVIRRGMVNVLEGIAKYGVRRPFVTVSPFLVVWNYTNACNLKCLHCYQNAGTSSNELTSEEAKEVMDELITSGVVAVAFSGGEPLLRKDLLEVAARGKEGGLFLSIATNGTLLTREKCKEMKEILDYVEVSLDGFEETHDRFRGIPGIWKKTCEGIRNAVEEGLDTCVAITATRWNLKEIPSLIDFVKEELGVQRVMVFNYVPVGRGKEIMEEDLAPEERWELLCHLYERMVSTGFFCLSTAPQLSVVSLQMAEGKGGLGPVPTHFASQETLRALQGKTRSLADFLGGCGAGRLYCGLQPDGEVVPCVFMPIPLGNLKERRLKEIWETSEVLWKLRDRDALEGCGGCEYRYVCGGCRARAYGYFGDVQAPDPGCPYNRRYWEKLRASAVT comes from the coding sequence GTGACCTTGGAGGAGGGAAAGGAAGCCTTCATCGTGAACTCGGTACAGAGGTGGTTGGGTAATCCCTTAACCCGTTTCCTCCTCAGGTTCGTGGCTGGAGAAAAAAGGGGAGGAGGGAGCAGGTTGGACTTGGCCATTCGCAGATACATGGGGGAAGAGGTAAAGGGGGATGTGAGGGACTTTTTTTCCTTTTTGCTCGTGGGAGCAGTGCTGAGTAGGGGCAGTCATCTTTTTGGCTATCCAGAGGAGAAGCTCAAGGAACTCCTAAGGAAGCCTGTGATAAGGAGGGGGATGGTAAACGTCTTGGAGGGAATAGCCAAGTACGGGGTAAGGAGACCATTCGTCACGGTCTCACCCTTTTTGGTGGTTTGGAACTATACCAACGCTTGTAACTTGAAGTGTCTCCACTGCTACCAGAATGCTGGGACTTCGAGCAATGAGCTCACCAGTGAGGAGGCCAAGGAGGTGATGGATGAGCTAATAACTTCTGGAGTGGTGGCTGTGGCCTTTTCAGGAGGGGAACCCCTGTTGAGGAAGGATTTGCTGGAGGTGGCCGCGAGGGGAAAGGAAGGAGGGCTTTTCCTCTCCATAGCTACCAACGGGACCCTCCTCACGAGAGAGAAATGCAAAGAGATGAAGGAAATCTTGGATTACGTGGAGGTTTCTCTGGATGGCTTTGAGGAGACACACGATCGCTTCAGGGGGATACCTGGAATTTGGAAAAAGACTTGTGAGGGAATAAGGAACGCGGTGGAAGAGGGTTTGGATACTTGCGTGGCTATTACCGCCACCCGCTGGAACCTCAAAGAGATTCCCTCCCTCATAGACTTTGTGAAGGAAGAGCTGGGGGTCCAGAGGGTGATGGTTTTCAACTATGTTCCCGTAGGGAGGGGGAAAGAAATAATGGAGGAGGACCTTGCCCCAGAGGAGAGGTGGGAACTCCTCTGCCACCTCTACGAGAGGATGGTGAGCACGGGTTTCTTCTGTTTGAGCACGGCCCCCCAACTCTCCGTGGTTTCCCTTCAAATGGCTGAAGGAAAAGGAGGGTTGGGGCCTGTTCCCACACACTTCGCCAGTCAAGAAACCCTCAGGGCCCTGCAGGGTAAGACGAGGAGCTTGGCGGATTTCTTGGGAGGATGTGGTGCGGGTAGGCTCTATTGTGGTCTCCAACCCGATGGAGAGGTGGTACCATGTGTGTTCATGCCCATCCCTTTGGGAAACCTGAAGGAAAGGAGGTTGAAGGAGATTTGGGAGACTTCAGAGGTGCTATGGAAGCTAAGGGATAGGGATGCCTTGGAAGGATGTGGAGGTTGTGAGTATAGATATGTGTGTGGGGGATGTAGGGCTAGGGCATATGGATACTTCGGGGATGTACAGGCTCCAGATCCAGGTTGTCCTTATAATAGGAGATACTGGGAGAAATTGAGGGCTTCCGCTGTTACTTAG
- a CDS encoding 3-hydroxyacyl-CoA dehydrogenase NAD-binding domain-containing protein encodes MGKEGFERVAVIGAGSMGHGIAELFAMHGYEVNLVDLKEEILREALRKIEKSLGMIGGLEEDTGEILERIHPTTDLGKALEKVDFALEAATEKLELKRELFRKMDRFLPHEAILSTNTSSIRISSLAEVTSRPERVIGTHFVHAPQRVDGFMPPHFSILLPLVEVVKTEFVLGEVLELTVELMKGIGKVPEVVKDSPAFVANRLLVRGGLEAYHALEEADPYEIDASAIYGLGMPLGIFQLIDVIGLDVALYILEYLQVELGREYSPPEDLKALVEEGYLGQKSGRGFYDYSQGIPEVKREDWKTFDPLRLLAPMVNEVCGMIQAGITNADQVERVSSLSFVPKGIFSLAEEFGVEKIVKKLEELRPKGEWYEPSSLLRKIGSFSELQT; translated from the coding sequence ATGGGAAAGGAAGGCTTCGAAAGGGTAGCGGTAATAGGGGCGGGGTCGATGGGACATGGAATAGCCGAACTTTTTGCCATGCACGGATATGAAGTGAACCTCGTGGACCTGAAGGAAGAAATTCTGCGGGAGGCCCTCAGGAAGATCGAAAAGAGTCTCGGGATGATAGGGGGATTGGAAGAGGATACTGGGGAAATCTTGGAAAGAATTCATCCAACCACCGACTTGGGAAAAGCCCTAGAAAAAGTGGATTTCGCCCTTGAAGCCGCTACGGAAAAGTTGGAATTAAAAAGGGAACTTTTCAGAAAAATGGACAGATTTCTCCCCCACGAAGCCATTCTCTCCACCAACACTTCCTCCATAAGGATTTCCAGCCTAGCCGAAGTCACCTCCCGACCGGAGAGAGTGATTGGAACCCATTTCGTTCACGCTCCCCAAAGAGTGGACGGTTTCATGCCCCCCCACTTTTCCATCCTCTTACCTCTGGTGGAGGTGGTCAAAACGGAATTCGTGCTTGGGGAAGTACTGGAACTAACGGTGGAACTGATGAAAGGGATAGGAAAGGTGCCGGAGGTGGTAAAGGATTCGCCCGCCTTCGTAGCCAACAGATTGCTGGTGAGGGGTGGTCTGGAGGCCTACCATGCTCTGGAAGAAGCCGATCCTTACGAGATAGACGCCTCCGCCATCTACGGTCTCGGCATGCCCCTGGGAATCTTCCAGCTCATAGATGTGATAGGTCTGGATGTGGCCCTCTATATCCTAGAATACCTACAGGTAGAGCTAGGAAGGGAGTATTCCCCACCCGAGGATCTCAAAGCACTGGTAGAGGAAGGATACTTGGGACAGAAAAGTGGAAGAGGTTTCTATGACTATTCCCAGGGAATACCGGAAGTGAAAAGAGAGGATTGGAAAACCTTTGATCCACTACGCTTGCTGGCACCCATGGTAAACGAGGTATGCGGGATGATTCAGGCGGGAATAACGAATGCCGACCAAGTGGAAAGGGTCTCCAGTCTCTCCTTCGTACCCAAGGGAATCTTCTCGCTCGCGGAAGAGTTTGGGGTGGAAAAAATCGTGAAAAAACTGGAAGAACTCAGACCGAAGGGAGAATGGTATGAACCTTCCTCCCTTTTGCGGAAAATAGGGAGCTTCTCCGAACTTCAAACCTAA
- a CDS encoding HD domain-containing protein — translation MKLNIPTENERLKKLIQRVEEDKELEELWRCSNVNAIDRLGFTDHGPVHVKIVANAALRLSHLLEGVEKPGIVKDHHLPQEYSEIVVFLAAVLHDLGMVVQREEHEKYSVVLAYHFLQKLLYDYPPEERAIISSEVLHAITSHYSGVCLTKEAGILCIADALDMEKGRARIPFDAGKVDIHSVSALAIENVEVLRGEKKPVVIRIKMSNSAGIFQVDQLLRERIRKSGLQDYIEVIAEISETEKKILHRFELR, via the coding sequence ATGAAGCTAAACATTCCTACCGAAAACGAGAGACTCAAAAAGCTCATTCAGAGAGTGGAAGAGGACAAAGAACTGGAAGAACTTTGGAGATGCTCTAACGTAAATGCCATAGACCGCCTAGGTTTCACCGATCACGGTCCCGTCCACGTAAAAATCGTTGCAAATGCAGCCCTCCGCCTCTCCCATTTATTGGAAGGGGTGGAAAAACCTGGAATAGTAAAGGATCACCATCTCCCGCAGGAGTATTCTGAAATCGTGGTTTTCCTAGCGGCTGTCCTACACGATTTGGGGATGGTGGTCCAAAGGGAAGAACACGAAAAATATAGTGTGGTGCTAGCTTATCATTTCCTTCAAAAACTTCTTTACGACTATCCTCCAGAAGAGAGAGCCATTATCTCCTCCGAGGTCCTCCATGCCATCACCTCCCATTATTCTGGGGTCTGCCTCACCAAAGAAGCGGGAATCCTCTGCATAGCCGATGCACTGGATATGGAAAAAGGGAGGGCTAGAATCCCCTTCGATGCCGGAAAGGTCGACATCCACTCAGTTTCGGCCTTGGCCATAGAAAACGTGGAAGTCCTGAGGGGTGAGAAGAAACCTGTGGTCATAAGGATAAAGATGTCCAACTCGGCCGGCATCTTCCAAGTGGATCAACTTCTGAGGGAAAGGATAAGGAAATCTGGATTGCAGGACTACATCGAGGTGATAGCGGAGATTTCCGAAACGGAGAAAAAAATTCTCCACCGCTTTGAGCTGAGGTGA
- a CDS encoding N-acyl homoserine lactonase family protein: MYILVPLKQAEIVAPMGIGMLMGDMTQRVTAPVYIWYVEGSERKIIVDAGVGTSKHEDLEVRGGGEKGLRKALEEVRISPKEVEILILTHLHFDHVACVRLFENARIYVQKKEWETALSPLPPLRPFYDQKLLEPLERMDLVLVEGDHEIEKGLTLLHLPGHTEGMQGLAFHTRKGTAVLASDLLYTYLNLHSPFSYTPFYPPAIIVDLREWFWSVGKALRTASSRELVYPGHEPSLEGKRLPEV, encoded by the coding sequence ATGTACATCTTGGTTCCTCTCAAGCAAGCGGAAATTGTTGCCCCCATGGGAATAGGCATGCTAATGGGGGATATGACTCAGCGAGTGACGGCACCGGTCTATATCTGGTACGTGGAAGGTAGCGAGAGAAAAATTATAGTGGACGCGGGAGTAGGTACCTCAAAGCATGAAGACCTAGAGGTGAGAGGGGGAGGAGAAAAAGGTCTGAGAAAGGCTCTGGAGGAAGTGAGAATTTCTCCCAAAGAAGTGGAGATACTCATCCTCACCCATCTCCACTTCGATCATGTGGCCTGTGTCAGGCTTTTCGAAAACGCAAGGATTTACGTCCAGAAGAAGGAATGGGAGACCGCCCTTTCCCCTCTTCCCCCCCTCCGTCCCTTCTACGACCAAAAACTCCTAGAACCTCTCGAAAGGATGGATTTGGTACTGGTGGAGGGGGATCATGAGATAGAAAAGGGATTGACCCTCCTTCACCTACCGGGTCACACAGAAGGGATGCAAGGACTGGCCTTTCACACGAGGAAAGGGACGGCGGTCTTGGCCTCCGACCTCCTCTATACCTATCTCAATCTCCACTCTCCCTTTTCTTATACTCCATTCTATCCGCCAGCTATTATCGTGGACCTGCGGGAGTGGTTTTGGAGCGTGGGAAAAGCTCTGAGAACCGCTTCAAGCAGGGAGTTGGTATACCCCGGTCATGAGCCCTCCCTAGAGGGAAAGAGACTTCCAGAGGTGTGA
- a CDS encoding DUF6114 domain-containing protein, which produces MGILEATESLKTLLSGGTDRDGGIPSVEKTSEPGIESSTVEASPSSPEGLPTPEHAGGRRLRLPSLPHLHLPHLDLKEKWNSVAITIGMGFLNFWNKKHLIFPILLAGCAITVWYHNITHSLLSFTLAVTFLLTTLLLAFIGLVVMDYIQKDLASTGRVVTQTLIGISLLLAFLFYLDFSIGGFLPAPPLIILLSIMWAIPLLPYVVLALFLPPLLGHLPKLKPRWDSLRERYPFWAIYCAVLGGLAILYVPLKFFPIYMYTSLVFWGMFLGSSCLAMAAIMLMFPRRESCKIVGLFLVIMAALSWVGTLGGAFLGSLLCVAAGGHAYAWRPLSGS; this is translated from the coding sequence GTGGGAATCCTGGAAGCAACGGAATCTCTCAAAACCCTGTTGAGTGGTGGAACCGATCGCGACGGCGGAATCCCCAGTGTGGAGAAAACATCCGAACCGGGAATAGAAAGTTCCACCGTAGAGGCTTCTCCCTCCTCCCCAGAGGGCCTCCCAACCCCTGAGCACGCTGGGGGAAGGCGTCTCCGCCTTCCCTCCCTTCCCCATCTTCATCTCCCACATCTAGACCTGAAGGAGAAATGGAATTCCGTGGCCATTACAATAGGTATGGGCTTCCTCAATTTCTGGAACAAAAAGCATTTGATCTTTCCCATCCTCCTGGCCGGTTGTGCGATAACCGTTTGGTATCATAACATTACCCATTCCCTCCTTTCCTTCACCCTTGCCGTGACTTTTCTTCTGACCACCCTTCTCTTGGCTTTCATCGGCTTGGTGGTGATGGATTATATCCAAAAGGACTTGGCTTCCACCGGTAGGGTGGTAACTCAAACCCTCATAGGTATTTCCCTCCTCTTAGCCTTCCTCTTCTATCTGGATTTCTCGATAGGGGGATTCTTGCCCGCTCCTCCCCTCATTATCTTGTTGTCTATCATGTGGGCCATCCCCCTCCTCCCATATGTAGTTCTGGCCCTTTTCCTTCCTCCCCTGTTGGGTCATTTACCCAAGCTCAAACCACGTTGGGATTCCTTAAGGGAAAGGTATCCCTTCTGGGCCATTTATTGTGCAGTGTTGGGAGGTCTGGCCATTCTGTATGTGCCTCTAAAGTTCTTCCCCATATACATGTATACCTCTCTTGTTTTCTGGGGAATGTTTTTGGGGAGCTCGTGCTTGGCTATGGCTGCCATCATGCTCATGTTTCCAAGGAGGGAGTCCTGTAAAATAGTGGGTCTTTTCCTAGTAATCATGGCTGCCCTTTCCTGGGTAGGAACGTTGGGAGGAGCCTTTCTGGGCTCCCTCCTATGTGTAGCAGCTGGGGGTCATGCATATGCATGGAGGCCTCTTTCAGGGTCATAG